In Marinobacter sp. M3C, the genomic stretch CCGCATCAGTGAGTGATCGGCATCTTCGCGGATAACATCGACCACGTCATCGATGGTGATGCGGCCCAGCAGTTTGCCATTTTCCGCTACCACCGGCGCCGAGATCAGGTCATAGCGCTCAAACAGGATGGCAACCTTGGTATCTGACAAAGTGACAGGGATGGGCTCAATATCAGTGTCCATCACTTCACGCACGGTGGCGGCAGGATTCGATACCAGCAAGGAAGTAACCGGCAGCATGCCGATAAATTCATCGCGACGGCTGACCACAATCAGGCTGTCGGTCATAGAGGGCAGGGTGCGGTGGCGGCGCAGATAGCGCAGCACCACGTCAATGCTGATGTCCGGGCGCACCGTAATGGTGTCGGTGTTCATCAAACCGCCGGCGGTGTCTTCGGGGTACGACAGTACCTCTTCCACCCGCTGGCGGTCTTGTTCGTCCATGGTGTTCAGAACTTCCTGAATCACCGTGTCGGGGAGCTGCTGAAGCAAGTCGGCCAGATCGTCCGACTCAAAGTCTTCAATCAGGTCAGCCAGCTCCTGAGCGTTGAATTTGCTTAGGAAATCGCCCCGGATGTCTTCATTTAGATACTGAAGAACTTCGCCTTCAAGCTGTTTGTCGACCAGATTCCACAGCAGCGCCCGTTGCCGCGGAGGCGATGATTCCAGCAAGTGAGCGATATCACTGGGGCTGAGGCCGCCATTGAGGATGCGTGCCACTTGTTTCAGGGCACCACTGTCCAGCGCTTCTCCTAACGAGCGAAGACGCTGGCGTGCCTGGCTTTTTTCCAGAATATCGGTCATGGCTCATCCGCTGTCAGAAAACGGCTGTATTATAGCGAACTTGCGGGCACTGCGTGAGCGACTATTCGCCCTCGCCAAAGTAATCGTTGATCAGTTCTGTCAACGCGATGATGGCCTGTTGCTCGTCGTCACCGTCGGCAATCAGTTCAACTTCCGTGCCCTGGCTGGCGGCCAGCATCATCACCTGCATGATGTTTTTGGCATCCACTTCACGGCCTTTTCCGGCGATTCTGACTTTGCTTTGGTGAGCAGACGCTGTAGCCACCAGTTTGGCCGTTGCGCGGGCGTGCAGACCCAGTTTGTTGATGATAAAAAGCTGGCGTCGGATCATGGTTGAATCAGGCGTCCTGTACGGTGTTCAGGTGCAGTAATTCGGAGTGACGTACTTGCACGTTGTTGCTGTGCTGGCGGAAGTGGGCGCCCATTTGCTCGCAGACATAAACCGAGCGATGCTGGCCGCCGGTACAGCCAATGGAAATGGTCATGTAGCTGCGGTTGCTGTCGGAAAATGCTGGTAGCCACGAGGTCAGAAAAGCGATGATTTCCTGCACCATTTTTGCGCTCATGGGTTCGTTCTCCAAAAAATCGATCACCGGTTGGTCCATGCCGGTAAACTTGCGCAGAGAGGTGTCCCAGTGGGGATTAGGCAGGCAACGCACGTCAAATACGTAGTCTGAATCAACCGGTACGCCGTGCTTGAAACCGAAAGACTGGAACAGCAGCGCCAGTTCCTGGTCTTTGCGGCCGACCACCCGCTGTTTGAC encodes the following:
- the mgtE gene encoding magnesium transporter — its product is MTDILEKSQARQRLRSLGEALDSGALKQVARILNGGLSPSDIAHLLESSPPRQRALLWNLVDKQLEGEVLQYLNEDIRGDFLSKFNAQELADLIEDFESDDLADLLQQLPDTVIQEVLNTMDEQDRQRVEEVLSYPEDTAGGLMNTDTITVRPDISIDVVLRYLRRHRTLPSMTDSLIVVSRRDEFIGMLPVTSLLVSNPAATVREVMDTDIEPIPVTLSDTKVAILFERYDLISAPVVAENGKLLGRITIDDVVDVIREDADHSLMRMAGLDDDEDTFAPVWKTSRRRAVWLGINLMTAFIASGVIGLFEETITKVVALAVLMPIVASMGGIAGSQTLTLVIRGMAVGQISSANVGWLLNREFLVSAMNGVLWALVVAGAATLWFKDIMLGAIIAAALVINLVAAALVGTVLPLFLKSRNIDPALAGGVILTTVTDVVGFVSFLGLATLFYA
- a CDS encoding HPr family phosphocarrier protein, which gives rise to MIRRQLFIINKLGLHARATAKLVATASAHQSKVRIAGKGREVDAKNIMQVMMLAASQGTEVELIADGDDEQQAIIALTELINDYFGEGE